One window of the Candidatus Thorarchaeota archaeon genome contains the following:
- a CDS encoding ferredoxin family protein, translating into MDTTQSDSGPEPTFMGVPREKIPWWPRIDQDKCDGCAGEYDCFKFCPHRVYRKRTDPPKIEVENRYNCVVFCQACRKMCPRDAISFPDKAEILQVIKAARTASGV; encoded by the coding sequence ATGGATACGACGCAGAGTGACTCCGGTCCGGAACCGACGTTCATGGGCGTGCCCAGGGAAAAGATACCGTGGTGGCCCCGTATCGACCAAGACAAGTGCGACGGATGTGCCGGCGAGTATGACTGTTTCAAGTTCTGCCCGCATCGTGTCTATAGGAAGAGGACAGACCCACCCAAGATAGAAGTGGAGAACAGATACAACTGCGTCGTCTTCTGCCAGGCATGCAGGAAGATGTGCCCCAGAGATGCAATATCCTTTCCCGACAAGGCAGAGATTCTACAAGTCATCAAGGCGGCCCGGACCGCTTCTGGAGTGTGA
- a CDS encoding winged helix-turn-helix transcriptional regulator, whose product MSAERTSKWMAEFHAALANPVRLQIIDYLMDGERCQCDILPKINMSQSVVSSYLTRLVKAGVLSVRRDGTRKLYSIKSPEVRALLQQSRALAEVENTP is encoded by the coding sequence ATGTCAGCAGAACGGACATCCAAGTGGATGGCGGAATTCCATGCAGCATTAGCCAATCCAGTCCGCCTCCAGATTATCGACTATCTCATGGATGGAGAGCGCTGTCAGTGTGACATACTTCCAAAGATCAACATGTCTCAGTCGGTGGTCTCGTCGTATCTGACCCGGCTCGTCAAGGCCGGAGTCCTCAGTGTTCGCCGTGACGGGACACGGAAACTCTACAGCATCAAGAGTCCAGAGGTAAGGGCACTCCTCCAGCAGTCTCGCGCCCTTGCAGAGGTAGAGAATACTCCATAG
- the arsB gene encoding ACR3 family arsenite efflux transporter, which produces MKRLSTLDRFLPLWIFAAMALGLLLGYLVPGLAEALDFLRIDTVSLPIAIGLLWMMYPVLAKVKYEELGKLKREGRMMGVSLTLNWLIGPFLMFGLAWLFLADMPDYRTGIVLVGLARCIAMVLIWNMMAGGCGESCAVLVALNSIFQIIMYSPEAWFFVTYLPSALGLGAGEIVEVSIMDIARSVFIFLGIPLIAGLITRYTLVRRRSKEWYDTQFAPKLGPYAIVGLLFTIVVMFSLKGDVILTLPLDVLRISLPLFSYFVIMFFVSFGIAYALKFAYDKNVTLSFTAASNNFELAIAVAIGVFGIESGQALAAVVGPLIEVPVLITLVYAAIWLGKRLYGRQAGDMSECDAPTSAR; this is translated from the coding sequence TTGAAACGGCTCAGTACGCTGGACAGGTTTCTCCCCCTATGGATCTTTGCAGCGATGGCATTGGGGCTCCTATTAGGATACCTAGTGCCGGGTCTGGCGGAGGCCCTCGACTTTCTCCGGATAGACACGGTGTCACTGCCGATAGCCATTGGTCTTCTGTGGATGATGTATCCTGTGCTTGCAAAGGTGAAGTATGAAGAGCTCGGAAAGCTGAAACGAGAGGGTAGAATGATGGGAGTATCACTGACACTAAACTGGCTTATCGGGCCGTTCCTCATGTTCGGACTTGCATGGCTGTTCTTGGCAGACATGCCAGACTACCGGACTGGAATCGTTCTGGTAGGGCTTGCTCGCTGCATCGCCATGGTACTCATATGGAACATGATGGCAGGAGGATGTGGCGAGTCCTGTGCGGTTCTTGTGGCGCTGAACTCAATCTTTCAGATCATCATGTACAGTCCAGAGGCATGGTTCTTTGTCACATACCTTCCATCGGCACTAGGTCTAGGTGCAGGAGAGATTGTGGAAGTCTCCATCATGGACATTGCTAGGAGTGTGTTCATCTTCCTTGGAATACCACTTATCGCGGGTCTCATTACACGTTACACACTTGTGAGGAGAAGGTCCAAGGAGTGGTATGATACACAGTTTGCACCCAAGCTTGGTCCCTATGCGATAGTGGGTCTGCTATTCACAATAGTCGTGATGTTCTCACTGAAGGGTGATGTCATCCTCACTCTCCCCCTTGACGTACTGCGAATCTCACTTCCTCTCTTCTCCTACTTCGTCATCATGTTCTTCGTCTCGTTCGGCATTGCCTATGCTCTGAAGTTCGCATATGACAAGAACGTCACGCTGTCATTCACCGCGGCCAGTAACAACTTCGAACTGGCCATAGCTGTGGCGATTGGTGTGTTCGGAATAGAGTCAGGACAGGCTCTTGCAGCAGTGGTCGGTCCACTCATTGAGGTGCCAGTCCTCATCACACTGGTCTATGCAGCAATATGGCTTGGCAAACGGCTATACGGCCGACAAGCTGGCGACATGTCAGAGTGCGACGCACCAACAAGCGCTCGCTAG
- a CDS encoding aminotransferase class III-fold pyridoxal phosphate-dependent enzyme — MQLGIHGIRPDAMAKYLDYFETHCKRSKELAAQARQFIPGGVQHNLAFNLPFPIAIERADGAYLWDVDGNRYIDFLQAGGPVILGHNYGPVREKVLKLIGECGPVTGLFSEYELKLAKEINRHLPSVEMFRMLGSGTESVMAAARVVRLASKRKKIIKMGGAYHGWSDQMVYGLHIPGTRGFEAHGIPSSYRKHTQEVYPNSIGALKRNLSRNRLKGGTAAVIVEPVGPESGTRPVDRDYNRQVRELCDQYDVLLIFDEVVTFGRIGLSGAQGYYGVRPDLTVFGKVVAGGYPGAGGLGGRRDLMEHLAAGIESGKKRAYVGGTLSANPLSSAAGYFTIQEIERTKACEKAGRAGDRLTRGLSDMIEDRGLPYVAYNQGAICHLETVGAMFVRLNYLKIRSVLKEIKARKHAMEEMGAAYTAEGIITLAGSRMYTSMADTDEVIDDALSRFSRVFDNVECPTSRI; from the coding sequence ATGCAGCTCGGCATCCACGGTATCCGGCCCGATGCAATGGCGAAGTACCTGGACTACTTCGAGACTCATTGTAAGCGTTCGAAGGAGTTGGCCGCACAGGCCCGCCAGTTCATTCCCGGAGGCGTCCAGCACAACCTGGCATTCAATCTTCCTTTCCCCATCGCCATTGAGAGAGCGGATGGGGCCTACCTGTGGGATGTGGACGGAAACAGGTACATCGATTTCCTTCAGGCCGGCGGTCCTGTCATCCTCGGTCACAACTACGGGCCCGTACGTGAAAAGGTGCTCAAGCTGATAGGCGAGTGTGGTCCAGTGACGGGCCTCTTCTCCGAGTATGAGCTCAAGCTCGCGAAGGAGATCAACAGGCACTTGCCCTCGGTCGAGATGTTCCGGATGCTGGGGAGCGGGACCGAGTCCGTGATGGCTGCTGCTCGCGTGGTTCGCCTGGCTTCGAAGCGGAAGAAGATAATCAAGATGGGCGGCGCCTATCACGGGTGGAGCGACCAGATGGTCTATGGGCTCCACATCCCCGGTACTCGAGGCTTTGAGGCACATGGGATTCCATCGAGCTACAGGAAGCACACTCAGGAAGTCTATCCAAACAGCATAGGCGCGCTCAAGAGGAACCTGTCAAGAAACCGACTCAAGGGGGGCACGGCAGCAGTGATTGTTGAGCCCGTCGGTCCTGAGTCTGGCACCCGTCCAGTAGACCGGGACTATAACAGACAGGTCCGCGAGCTGTGCGACCAGTACGATGTTCTTCTCATCTTTGACGAGGTGGTGACCTTCGGAAGGATTGGACTGAGCGGCGCCCAGGGATACTATGGTGTCAGGCCAGACCTCACAGTGTTTGGAAAGGTCGTTGCGGGCGGCTATCCGGGAGCCGGTGGTCTGGGAGGCAGGCGTGACCTGATGGAACATCTTGCAGCGGGAATCGAGAGCGGCAAGAAGAGGGCCTACGTCGGAGGTACACTGTCAGCCAATCCTCTCAGCTCTGCGGCCGGCTACTTCACCATTCAGGAGATTGAGCGGACGAAGGCCTGCGAGAAAGCCGGACGCGCGGGAGACCGTCTCACAAGGGGTCTCAGCGACATGATTGAGGACCGGGGGTTGCCCTATGTCGCATACAACCAGGGTGCAATATGCCATCTTGAAACCGTGGGGGCGATGTTCGTGAGGCTGAACTACCTGAAGATACGGTCGGTGCTGAAAGAGATCAAAGCCAGGAAGCACGCGATGGAGGAGATGGGTGCGGCATACACAGCTGAGGGGATTATCACACTTGCTGGCTCACGGATGTACACCAGTATGGCCGACACGGACGAGGTCATTGATGATGCTCTCTCCCGGTTCTCTCGCGTCTTCGACAATGTCGAGTGCCCAACCAGTCGGATATGA
- a CDS encoding putative zinc-binding protein: MTFKPKVGIIACSGEDCPGGVVSRQAALQVLHKLRPNETVTICLPLFLAGNEDEREFARVFPTITIDGCSKMCAAIATAKYSSEPAVKLNVEDHMKDPCSSRSDADATNQTEEIVTRIAEETASAVDRLRQGKR, translated from the coding sequence ATGACATTTAAGCCCAAGGTCGGAATCATCGCATGTAGTGGAGAAGACTGCCCCGGAGGGGTTGTGTCTCGTCAGGCTGCGCTGCAAGTCCTTCACAAACTGAGACCAAACGAGACCGTTACCATATGTCTGCCCCTCTTCCTTGCCGGCAATGAGGACGAGAGGGAATTTGCGCGAGTGTTTCCCACCATAACGATTGACGGCTGCAGCAAGATGTGCGCAGCCATAGCAACAGCAAAGTACAGCAGCGAGCCAGCTGTGAAACTGAATGTCGAGGACCACATGAAAGACCCCTGTTCTTCGCGTTCAGACGCAGACGCTACCAACCAAACCGAGGAGATAGTGACTCGAATCGCAGAGGAGACAGCTTCTGCGGTAGACAGGCTCAGACAAGGCAAGAGATGA
- a CDS encoding PAS domain S-box protein, producing the protein MTNDDGLPLLERRLIRAVADTMHIPVCEFDLNLRVVYLNQAGHAILGSNPSLLKKGVSIDDLVAEDFRTLVRRGLEMLRTAQSSTSVSIRIVRRDGIEVPVEAYAALTHEQGAVCGYVVYLLDLRRRQLVEEKALEQRDLLQFAVEHSPVGILVVGTDFRFDYINDRLCEMLGRTRNEVLHHDFREFLHPDSIELVQDRYIRRQRGEKVPSVYEFKILHKDGHTVDVRIASVVTMTRGGAIKTVAHLHDITAELARERALKASEHRYRSLVETMVDGLAADNEDGIIIYANDALAKMVGYSSAMELVGVRNSDIIYGFTDSVAAQKAAARRAGITERYETSLIHRNGSLVPVLISASPMLDMDGRYIGSFGIFSDISGLKQAEARSTFLLDLLLHDVGNQLQLILGGVDLCSPDSPYDVIESSMQYIRDGSQRCLELIRKIRSVEEARNEPLKPTDLGVIIAAQVKAIEAAYGVRPKLATVPEHIEVLGDGAMSQLVWNILENAVRHNPRKDKMVWVRGKKTRTEFELRVSDNGPGLDDAQKERLLLSERRFGGVGFHIVRTLAAKYDATLMLEDRIEGDHTQGLSVLLVFKRP; encoded by the coding sequence ATGACGAACGACGATGGGCTTCCTCTCCTAGAGAGGAGACTGATACGCGCCGTCGCTGACACTATGCACATCCCGGTCTGCGAGTTTGACTTGAATCTACGCGTTGTGTACTTGAACCAGGCGGGCCATGCCATTCTCGGCAGCAATCCTTCACTACTCAAGAAGGGTGTGTCCATAGACGACCTTGTAGCTGAGGACTTTCGTACGCTTGTACGTCGAGGTCTCGAGATGCTTAGGACCGCACAGAGCTCCACGTCGGTGTCAATCAGGATAGTGCGCCGGGATGGAATCGAGGTGCCAGTGGAAGCGTATGCAGCCCTCACTCATGAGCAAGGAGCAGTCTGCGGCTATGTCGTCTACCTTCTCGACCTGCGCAGACGACAGCTTGTCGAGGAGAAAGCGCTGGAACAGAGGGATTTGCTGCAGTTCGCCGTTGAGCACTCTCCCGTGGGGATTCTGGTTGTAGGCACTGACTTCAGGTTCGACTACATCAATGACCGGCTATGTGAGATGCTTGGCCGCACAAGGAATGAGGTGCTCCACCACGACTTCCGTGAGTTCCTTCATCCAGACAGTATCGAGCTTGTCCAAGACAGATACATCCGACGACAACGCGGCGAGAAGGTGCCGTCTGTATACGAGTTCAAGATTCTTCACAAGGACGGCCACACCGTGGACGTGCGAATAGCGAGCGTGGTCACCATGACTCGGGGTGGAGCGATTAAGACTGTTGCCCACCTGCACGACATAACAGCGGAGCTGGCAAGGGAACGGGCTTTGAAAGCAAGTGAACACAGGTACCGCTCCCTCGTTGAGACCATGGTGGACGGTCTGGCTGCAGACAATGAGGACGGAATCATAATCTACGCGAACGATGCACTAGCCAAGATGGTAGGGTATTCATCTGCGATGGAACTCGTGGGTGTGAGAAACTCGGACATAATCTATGGTTTTACGGACAGTGTAGCAGCACAGAAGGCAGCGGCCAGGCGCGCAGGAATCACGGAGCGATACGAGACCTCGCTCATCCATCGCAATGGCAGTCTGGTGCCAGTCCTTATCAGTGCGTCTCCGATGCTTGACATGGACGGTCGATACATCGGATCGTTCGGGATCTTTTCGGACATCTCGGGGCTCAAACAGGCCGAGGCTCGCTCGACCTTTCTGCTTGACCTTCTGTTGCATGACGTGGGCAACCAGCTTCAGCTGATTCTGGGCGGTGTGGACCTGTGTAGCCCGGACTCCCCCTACGACGTGATTGAGTCATCCATGCAGTACATACGTGACGGAAGTCAGAGGTGCTTGGAGCTCATCCGGAAGATAAGAAGCGTCGAGGAAGCAAGGAACGAACCTCTGAAGCCCACGGACCTCGGGGTTATCATCGCTGCACAGGTGAAGGCCATTGAAGCTGCATATGGCGTCAGGCCGAAGCTCGCTACTGTTCCGGAGCACATCGAGGTCCTTGGTGACGGGGCCATGAGCCAGCTCGTGTGGAACATCCTTGAGAATGCGGTCCGGCACAATCCCCGGAAGGACAAGATGGTATGGGTCCGTGGGAAGAAGACAAGGACCGAGTTCGAGCTGCGAGTGTCGGACAATGGTCCCGGGTTGGACGACGCGCAGAAGGAACGACTGCTTCTGTCAGAGCGACGTTTTGGAGGCGTTGGTTTCCATATCGTACGCACCTTAGCAGCCAAGTACGATGCCACACTCATGCTTGAAGACCGAATCGAGGGAGATCACACTCAGGGGCTGTCTGTCTTGCTGGTGTTCAAGAGGCCCTAG
- a CDS encoding GNAT family N-acetyltransferase, whose product MEEDDLESVSRLHRYAFGGTRDAPSEDWTSWLKGNETFGLFEDEVLVSGVTLRPLVQSIRGVPKAMGGISAVASYPENRRRGHIRELFRVVFERMHERCMPVSMLSAFKRSYYRQFGYVPANTSPFAKTSGNHLQSLLSIRPNPAITIERVSMADARELYMDFVRAVCIPRYHGFAYAPSVSDWEWKDRAKDAVLAVARRDGRPVGIVKYRINVRRLELPGEDEQSLQILEMYWSDLEARDALLRFIGQHTGQVREVSLYMPLNEHLELLFPDAEWQMKTWQAWCVRVIDAQRSLMGLPAEQSGRIVMSITDESCGDSKSVLEVSERDGRLDVQSTESEPDCHLVSAGISALVYGTMAIDEIEHMGWARIGTDAARKLLRIWFPRRSIHNALEF is encoded by the coding sequence TTGGAGGAGGATGATCTGGAGTCTGTATCCCGGCTACACAGGTACGCCTTCGGCGGCACAAGAGATGCGCCCAGCGAAGACTGGACAAGCTGGCTCAAGGGCAATGAGACCTTCGGGCTATTCGAGGATGAAGTACTGGTTTCCGGAGTGACACTCAGACCACTCGTGCAGTCCATCCGAGGAGTCCCAAAGGCCATGGGGGGAATATCTGCTGTGGCCTCATACCCCGAGAACAGACGAAGGGGGCACATCCGAGAGCTGTTCAGAGTGGTGTTTGAGAGAATGCATGAGCGATGCATGCCTGTCAGCATGTTGTCTGCCTTCAAGCGAAGCTATTATCGTCAGTTTGGCTACGTTCCTGCAAACACGAGTCCGTTCGCGAAGACCTCAGGTAATCATCTGCAAAGCCTTCTGAGCATTCGGCCCAATCCAGCAATCACGATTGAGCGTGTGTCGATGGCAGACGCACGAGAGCTGTACATGGACTTTGTCAGGGCGGTCTGCATACCTCGATACCACGGATTCGCATACGCACCGTCTGTCTCTGACTGGGAGTGGAAGGACCGTGCGAAGGACGCTGTCCTTGCAGTGGCCCGCAGGGACGGACGTCCCGTCGGGATTGTCAAGTATCGGATTAACGTGAGGCGGCTCGAGCTTCCCGGAGAAGATGAACAGTCGCTGCAGATCCTAGAGATGTACTGGAGTGACCTAGAGGCTCGTGATGCTCTACTTCGCTTCATAGGTCAACATACAGGACAGGTCCGTGAGGTGTCGCTGTATATGCCTCTCAACGAGCACTTGGAGCTCTTGTTCCCGGACGCGGAGTGGCAGATGAAGACATGGCAGGCATGGTGCGTTCGAGTGATTGATGCACAACGGTCTCTCATGGGACTGCCTGCCGAACAGAGCGGTCGCATTGTGATGTCCATCACTGACGAGTCTTGTGGGGACAGCAAGAGCGTGTTGGAGGTCTCGGAGCGCGATGGCAGACTAGATGTTCAGAGCACAGAGAGTGAACCGGATTGCCATCTGGTCTCTGCAGGAATCTCAGCTCTTGTCTACGGCACGATGGCCATAGATGAGATTGAACACATGGGATGGGCTCGGATTGGGACTGATGCTGCTCGAAAGCTCCTGCGCATCTGGTTTCCCAGAAGGAGCATCCACAATGCTCTTGAATTCTAG
- the gcvH gene encoding glycine cleavage system protein GcvH translates to MGKTYILPCAGYDRPGGKVTRDVAELLLKSKHPHVVGSVAALVNERPGEVKDFSSSSVICLDGCSMRCASKIAEARGARAIQSIEVSEVAAPDEDDNRRAQRVLEMLETLLEGLMSESKHSVSLGAVADREEFLTEKVDKFTLRVKSGLYYSDNDFWVAVENGRVRVGASDLLQQSVSDIYYVELAELGHRFTLGDDIGRLESTKTMIEIIAPISGEIIERNDQLESSPELINESPYDKGWLYILRPEDMSELELLKDAHEYIQHASQKAKHELGKRETGQSR, encoded by the coding sequence ATGGGAAAGACATACATACTTCCATGTGCTGGTTATGACCGTCCGGGCGGGAAAGTGACACGAGATGTAGCAGAGCTACTCCTGAAGTCGAAACACCCTCATGTCGTGGGGAGTGTTGCTGCACTGGTCAACGAGAGGCCGGGGGAGGTCAAGGACTTCTCGTCATCAAGTGTGATCTGCCTTGATGGGTGCAGCATGAGATGTGCCTCAAAGATAGCGGAGGCTAGGGGTGCTCGAGCAATACAGTCCATTGAGGTGTCAGAGGTTGCTGCTCCTGACGAGGACGACAATCGAAGGGCACAGAGGGTGTTGGAAATGCTGGAGACACTCCTGGAAGGACTCATGAGCGAGTCGAAGCACTCGGTGTCTTTAGGGGCCGTCGCAGACAGAGAGGAGTTCCTGACAGAAAAGGTGGACAAGTTCACGCTGAGAGTGAAGAGCGGACTCTACTACAGCGACAATGACTTCTGGGTAGCAGTAGAGAATGGAAGAGTAAGGGTTGGGGCCTCAGACCTGCTCCAGCAGTCAGTCTCAGACATCTACTATGTCGAACTCGCGGAGTTGGGACACAGGTTCACGCTGGGCGATGACATCGGAAGACTTGAGTCCACAAAGACGATGATTGAGATAATCGCACCTATCTCAGGAGAGATCATCGAGAGGAATGACCAGCTTGAGTCCAGTCCAGAACTAATCAATGAGTCACCCTATGACAAGGGCTGGCTCTACATACTGAGACCTGAGGACATGAGCGAACTCGAACTCCTGAAGGATGCACACGAATACATCCAGCACGCCTCACAGAAGGCCAAGCATGAACTAGGAAAAAGGGAGACAGGACAGTCAAGATGA